The following proteins are encoded in a genomic region of Reichenbachiella sp.:
- a CDS encoding YdeI/OmpD-associated family protein, with amino-acid sequence MEDAIFFSSAHEFGQWLAAHHQKLTEQWIGFYKVKSGRPSMTWSESVDQALCYGWIDGLRKSIDDQSYKIRFTPRKPKSHWSAVNLKKMKFLLAENLVAPAGLAIYEKRDKENARKASFEQKEIKLDKVYEDQLRSNGPAWAFFNELPPSIKKPTVWWVISAKQEATRQRRLKIMIECSAKGERIPLLKWNKKY; translated from the coding sequence ATGGAGGATGCTATTTTCTTTTCTTCAGCTCATGAGTTTGGCCAGTGGTTGGCAGCACATCATCAAAAACTTACCGAGCAGTGGATTGGGTTTTATAAAGTGAAATCTGGAAGGCCATCAATGACCTGGTCAGAGTCAGTGGATCAGGCGCTTTGTTATGGTTGGATAGATGGATTGAGAAAATCTATTGATGACCAGAGTTATAAAATTCGCTTTACGCCACGCAAGCCCAAAAGTCATTGGAGTGCAGTCAATCTCAAAAAGATGAAGTTTCTTCTCGCAGAAAATCTCGTTGCTCCAGCAGGACTTGCCATCTATGAGAAAAGAGACAAAGAGAATGCAAGAAAGGCCTCTTTCGAGCAGAAGGAAATCAAGCTAGATAAAGTATACGAGGACCAACTTCGTTCTAATGGTCCGGCATGGGCTTTTTTCAACGAATTGCCTCCTTCCATAAAGAAACCAACAGTTTGGTGGGTCATTAGCGCTAAACAAGAGGCAACGCGACAAAGAAGGTTAAAAATCATGATTGAATGTTCAGCCAAAGGCGAACGCATTCCACTTTTAAAATGGAATAAAAAGTATTAA
- a CDS encoding copper homeostasis protein CutC — translation MVLEACVENLQEAKTAETRGASQIELCGRLDLDGITPDMALVEEVLNKLSIHTKVMVRPRGGNFVYTEEEIDVMAVTIEFLKGMGVQEIVLGLLTHQKKIDIVSTQKLAALAQPMKVTFHKAIDELDDPVEGVRQLVSIPGITAVLTSGGKPTAKEGALVIKQMIKAANEKLDMIAAGKITDKNILELAELIGADAYHGKLIVGELD, via the coding sequence ATGGTTTTAGAAGCGTGTGTAGAAAACTTACAAGAAGCCAAAACAGCTGAGACAAGAGGAGCCTCTCAAATAGAGCTTTGCGGGCGCTTGGATTTGGATGGGATTACTCCAGATATGGCTTTGGTTGAAGAAGTGTTAAACAAGCTTTCTATTCATACAAAGGTAATGGTAAGGCCAAGAGGAGGAAATTTTGTCTATACCGAAGAAGAGATAGATGTAATGGCTGTGACCATCGAATTTTTAAAAGGTATGGGAGTTCAGGAAATAGTTCTGGGATTGCTCACTCATCAAAAAAAGATTGACATAGTCTCCACTCAGAAACTGGCAGCACTGGCACAGCCCATGAAGGTCACTTTTCACAAAGCCATTGACGAGTTGGATGATCCTGTAGAAGGAGTGAGGCAGTTGGTCAGTATACCTGGCATTACAGCAGTGCTTACCTCCGGTGGTAAACCTACCGCTAAAGAAGGGGCTTTAGTTATTAAGCAAATGATAAAGGCGGCAAATGAGAAACTGGATATGATAGCCGCAGGTAAAATCACCGATAAGAATATTTTAGAGCTGGCTGAGCTGATAGGCGCAGATGCCTATCATGGGAAGCTGATTGTGGGGGAATTGGATTAA
- a CDS encoding endonuclease domain-containing protein — protein sequence MRKIIPYDNKLVPLARKLRNNMTLAEVLFWQEIKNKQLGVRFSRQIPIDRFIVDFYCKDLLLAIEVDGDSHYHDDQPEKDKNRQMRLESLGIRFLRFDDLDIRTNIKWVLNEIYHVVQELNTSGN from the coding sequence ATGCGGAAAATCATACCATATGATAATAAACTAGTTCCTTTGGCGCGGAAATTAAGGAATAATATGACCTTAGCCGAAGTTCTATTTTGGCAAGAAATCAAAAACAAACAACTTGGTGTTCGCTTTAGCCGACAAATTCCTATAGATCGATTTATCGTTGATTTTTATTGTAAAGACCTCCTACTTGCCATAGAAGTTGACGGAGATAGTCATTATCACGATGATCAACCTGAAAAGGACAAGAATAGACAAATGCGGTTAGAATCTTTGGGAATTAGATTTTTAAGATTTGATGATTTAGATATTAGGACCAATATCAAATGGGTATTGAATGAAATTTATCATGTAGTGCAGGAATTGAATACTAGTGGTAATTAA
- a CDS encoding acyl-CoA dehydrogenase family protein, with the protein METTAEKRSIRGGEFLIKESQAADIFIREEFSEEQKMMAQATQDFIEKEINPNIEKIEKQEEGLMPSLMEKAGELGLLGVAVPEEYGGLGMDFNTSMLIADEIGATGSFSTAYGAHTGIGTLPILYYGNEEQKKAYLPKLASGEWKSCYCLTEPDAGSDANSGKTKAALSADGKHYLINGQKMWISNGGFADLLIVFAKIDDDKKLTAFLVEKTYGGITMNDEEVKLGIKGSSTRQIFFNDCKVPVENMLSERENGFKIAVNILNIGRIKLGAGVIGGCKEVISQSTNYANERKQFNTPISSFGAIKHKLAEMAIKTWVTESAAYRAGQNIDDKIADLIARGTDPAEAKLKSFEQFSIECAIIKIHGSEMLDYIVDQGVQIYGGMGFSEEAPMARAYRDARITRIYEGTNEINRMLMVGMIMKRAMKGELNIMEPAMAVAKELVSVPSFEVPDLSKPFAVEKDVLVKLKKAVLMVAGKAAQTFGPKLEEEQEIMMNAADMMIEIYAAESALLRAEKLVGMNGEEGAKLQVNAAKVYLYEAVDKINKAGKDAIASFTSGDEQKVMLMGLKRFTKMNPVNIKELRREIADHLISKNQYAL; encoded by the coding sequence ATGGAAACCACAGCAGAAAAAAGATCGATTCGAGGGGGAGAATTTCTCATCAAAGAATCACAAGCAGCAGACATCTTCATCAGAGAAGAGTTTTCTGAAGAGCAAAAGATGATGGCTCAGGCTACTCAGGATTTCATTGAAAAGGAAATCAACCCTAACATAGAAAAAATAGAGAAACAAGAAGAAGGATTGATGCCTTCGCTCATGGAAAAGGCTGGAGAGCTTGGACTATTGGGAGTGGCTGTACCAGAAGAGTATGGTGGGCTAGGCATGGATTTCAACACTTCTATGTTGATCGCAGATGAAATTGGAGCTACTGGCTCATTTTCAACCGCCTATGGCGCACATACAGGGATTGGTACTTTACCTATCCTATATTATGGCAACGAAGAGCAGAAAAAAGCTTATTTACCAAAATTAGCCAGCGGCGAATGGAAATCATGTTATTGTTTGACTGAGCCAGATGCTGGATCAGATGCCAACTCCGGAAAAACAAAGGCAGCTTTGAGCGCCGATGGTAAGCACTATTTGATCAATGGGCAGAAAATGTGGATTTCGAATGGTGGATTCGCCGATCTATTGATCGTATTTGCTAAGATTGATGATGACAAGAAATTAACTGCCTTTTTAGTAGAGAAGACTTATGGTGGCATCACCATGAACGACGAAGAAGTAAAGTTGGGCATCAAAGGCTCATCTACTCGGCAAATTTTCTTCAATGACTGTAAAGTACCTGTTGAAAACATGCTTTCTGAGAGAGAAAACGGTTTCAAGATTGCCGTAAACATTCTCAACATCGGAAGAATCAAATTAGGTGCTGGTGTAATCGGTGGATGTAAAGAGGTCATCAGTCAGTCTACCAACTATGCCAACGAAAGAAAGCAGTTCAACACCCCTATTTCCAGCTTCGGTGCGATCAAGCACAAATTGGCTGAAATGGCGATCAAAACTTGGGTCACTGAGTCTGCAGCCTACAGAGCTGGGCAGAACATCGATGACAAAATTGCAGACTTGATTGCAAGAGGTACAGATCCAGCTGAAGCTAAATTGAAGAGTTTCGAGCAGTTTTCTATTGAATGTGCGATCATCAAAATACACGGATCAGAAATGCTTGATTATATAGTTGATCAGGGTGTTCAAATCTATGGCGGTATGGGATTCTCTGAAGAGGCGCCAATGGCCAGAGCTTATAGAGATGCACGTATCACAAGAATTTATGAAGGCACCAATGAAATCAACAGGATGTTGATGGTCGGTATGATCATGAAGCGAGCAATGAAAGGAGAATTAAATATTATGGAGCCTGCCATGGCAGTTGCGAAAGAATTGGTTTCGGTGCCTTCTTTCGAAGTTCCAGATTTGTCGAAGCCTTTCGCCGTTGAAAAAGACGTTTTAGTGAAATTGAAAAAGGCCGTCTTGATGGTCGCTGGTAAAGCCGCTCAGACTTTCGGCCCTAAACTGGAAGAAGAGCAAGAGATCATGATGAATGCAGCGGATATGATGATTGAAATCTACGCAGCGGAGTCAGCACTTTTGAGAGCGGAGAAATTAGTAGGAATGAATGGAGAAGAAGGAGCCAAATTGCAGGTAAATGCAGCTAAAGTATACTTGTACGAAGCCGTTGATAAAATCAATAAGGCTGGAAAAGACGCCATCGCTTCATTCACTTCAGGAGACGAACAAAAGGTGATGTTGATGGGATTGAAAAGATTTACAAAAATGAATCCTGTAAACATCAAGGAACTAAGAAGAGAAATCGCTGATCATTTGATTAGCAAAAATCAATACGCTCTTTAA
- a CDS encoding ABC transporter permease, which produces MLRNYIKIAIRNLFKHKAFSLINIIGLAGGLTCCLLIFVFVNDELSYDKFQSKKDRIYRLQYFIQEFNIGRVPPVFAEHLNEFFPEVEKTTRLFTRGVSVQVDGLNGEMKKFEEENIFFTDSSTLEIFDFQFLEGNATLPLQEPFTAIITQELAKKYFGSQSAIGQVIKMEGKPFRVSAVVAEYPTNSHFHFNALVPYQNMYDLEPEPLATGLRQNFKLNWMVSHSPTYVLLKEGADPEAVNTRFTDFVSQKIPENMQKGQSFKIQPLLDIHLNDEVGAQLEPSGSSVFLFVFMAVGALTLLIACINFVNLSTARSLQRTKEIGMRKVMGAWKGSLVAQFLGESFVTAGVAAVVAYVSSVFLLPVLNEVTGKELELAALYRPEIVVGFIGLFFVTSLLAGLYPAFFATRISPIYSLKGLSGNSAKGGLSFRKGLIVIQFSISILLISGTLIVYDQLNFLQNKPLGLNKDHMITAPVMSDNFNNVFGAVSEDKRKAMDAFETELMSIPGVLASTLSAGIPGQGVAHRNVIPDGFTAEDNMLAPVLSVDFDFISTYGIEIVSGRDFSKEFETDPQAAFIINQTAVHTYNFGSPEEALGKSINMEGKIGKVIGVAKDFNFMSLSQALGPMLIDIRVPAFTHFSFKINNQNIPQTLSAIEGVWNKHFPTETFAAQFLDEQLAQSFGEQEQLGKLIGNFSILAILISCLGSYGMIMFLASQKMKEVGIRKVLGASVSGLVLLLSQRFVLLAFGAMLIAIPMAYYLANAWLDEFAYRVDISYWNFGVASLVTIALVLVTISFQSIRTATANPVKSLRQE; this is translated from the coding sequence ATGCTCAGGAATTACATCAAAATCGCCATTAGAAATTTATTCAAGCACAAGGCTTTTAGTCTTATCAATATCATTGGTCTGGCGGGAGGACTCACTTGTTGTTTACTCATTTTTGTTTTTGTCAATGACGAATTGAGTTATGACAAGTTTCAAAGCAAGAAGGATCGCATTTATCGATTACAATACTTTATTCAGGAGTTCAATATTGGAAGAGTTCCCCCGGTTTTTGCAGAGCACCTCAATGAGTTCTTTCCCGAAGTCGAAAAAACAACCAGATTGTTTACTCGTGGGGTCAGCGTGCAGGTGGATGGATTAAACGGTGAGATGAAAAAATTTGAAGAGGAGAATATCTTTTTCACAGACTCATCCACATTAGAAATTTTTGATTTTCAATTTTTAGAGGGTAATGCCACATTGCCACTACAGGAGCCATTCACTGCTATCATCACGCAGGAACTAGCAAAGAAATATTTTGGAAGTCAATCTGCGATCGGGCAAGTCATTAAAATGGAAGGCAAGCCTTTTCGAGTGTCTGCTGTGGTAGCCGAGTATCCTACGAATTCGCATTTTCATTTTAATGCGCTGGTGCCATACCAAAACATGTATGACTTAGAGCCTGAACCATTAGCCACTGGCTTGCGCCAAAATTTCAAACTCAACTGGATGGTGTCTCATTCTCCCACTTATGTATTGCTCAAAGAAGGAGCAGACCCAGAGGCTGTCAATACTCGCTTTACTGACTTTGTATCTCAAAAGATTCCTGAAAACATGCAGAAAGGGCAGTCTTTCAAAATTCAACCTTTGTTGGATATTCATCTAAATGATGAAGTAGGGGCGCAGCTAGAGCCTTCTGGAAGTAGCGTGTTCCTTTTTGTATTTATGGCGGTTGGGGCTTTGACCCTATTGATAGCCTGTATCAATTTTGTGAATTTGTCGACCGCTCGTTCGCTGCAGCGTACCAAAGAAATCGGCATGCGTAAAGTGATGGGCGCCTGGAAGGGAAGTTTAGTCGCTCAATTTTTAGGTGAATCATTTGTGACAGCTGGAGTGGCTGCTGTGGTGGCTTATGTATCATCCGTTTTTTTACTACCAGTGCTCAATGAAGTAACTGGCAAGGAGTTGGAATTGGCTGCACTGTATAGGCCTGAAATAGTAGTTGGATTTATTGGGTTGTTTTTTGTAACTAGTTTGTTGGCTGGATTGTACCCTGCTTTTTTTGCTACTAGAATTTCGCCCATATATAGTCTCAAAGGGTTAAGCGGGAATAGTGCTAAAGGTGGTCTCTCATTCAGAAAAGGTTTGATAGTCATTCAATTTTCTATTTCTATTCTTTTAATATCTGGAACCTTGATCGTATACGATCAGCTGAATTTCCTTCAGAACAAACCCCTTGGTCTCAATAAAGACCATATGATAACCGCTCCAGTGATGAGTGATAATTTCAATAATGTATTTGGTGCGGTCAGTGAAGATAAGCGTAAAGCGATGGATGCTTTTGAAACCGAGTTGATGAGTATTCCAGGGGTTTTGGCCAGTACTTTATCTGCTGGAATTCCAGGGCAAGGGGTAGCTCATCGAAATGTTATACCTGATGGATTTACCGCAGAGGATAACATGCTCGCGCCAGTACTATCTGTGGATTTTGATTTTATCAGCACCTACGGAATTGAGATTGTTTCGGGAAGAGATTTTTCAAAGGAATTTGAAACTGATCCTCAAGCAGCCTTTATTATTAACCAAACGGCGGTGCATACTTATAATTTTGGTTCACCTGAAGAGGCGTTGGGCAAATCGATCAATATGGAAGGGAAAATTGGGAAGGTGATCGGTGTGGCAAAGGATTTTAATTTTATGTCGTTGTCGCAGGCGCTAGGGCCTATGTTGATAGATATCAGAGTGCCGGCGTTTACACATTTCTCTTTCAAGATCAACAATCAAAATATACCTCAGACACTAAGCGCTATTGAGGGAGTCTGGAATAAGCACTTCCCCACAGAAACTTTTGCTGCTCAGTTTCTTGACGAACAGCTGGCACAGAGCTTCGGTGAGCAAGAACAGTTGGGTAAGCTCATTGGCAATTTCTCAATATTGGCGATTCTGATTTCTTGTTTGGGATCTTATGGAATGATCATGTTTTTGGCGAGTCAAAAAATGAAAGAAGTAGGCATTCGAAAAGTGCTGGGGGCGTCAGTTTCAGGATTGGTTTTGTTACTGTCGCAGCGATTTGTGTTGTTAGCTTTTGGTGCCATGCTGATTGCCATTCCAATGGCTTATTATCTGGCCAATGCTTGGCTAGATGAGTTTGCCTATCGGGTCGATATTTCGTATTGGAATTTTGGTGTGGCCAGCTTGGTTACAATCGCTTTGGTACTGGTCACGATAAGCTTCCAGTCGATCCGCACAGCTACGGCCAATCCAGTGAAGTCATTAAGGCAGGAGTAG
- a CDS encoding helix-turn-helix domain-containing protein — translation MILIHDVSILLNAIFFGLSLFLAVLLWNQRTSYRLSNRMLSVLLVAMAITTFNTIVRLSYYMDAMDFYQHISNVALLVMGPSIYFFVKIRISDPNDWKWAIHFVPFFIYALLLTMHAIMSFQHAIEVINNLAFLTFVIQWVIYIILTFYLVNTYQNQTKQTYSNLEKRDLGWIKVILSLLLATLIMRLVLLAYSIVAEQILDVVGLNLTLIFAMITCYLGYKIFKNPALFVKLTSYSQSKLSTKDLQFYIEKIESVMTDQALFANPKLTITELADQADLHSRVVSQTLNQEANQNFFDYVNGYRVKDLIERLKSPNANNYTLQALMEESGFQSPSVAYSAFKKVTGTTPAKFRKTNL, via the coding sequence ATGATTCTCATTCATGACGTGTCCATCCTGCTCAACGCCATCTTCTTTGGCCTCAGCCTTTTCTTGGCCGTCCTACTCTGGAACCAGCGAACTTCTTATCGCCTATCTAACAGAATGTTATCCGTGCTTTTGGTAGCCATGGCTATCACCACATTCAACACCATCGTTCGACTATCCTACTATATGGATGCCATGGATTTTTATCAGCACATTTCTAATGTGGCCCTGCTCGTCATGGGACCCTCGATATATTTCTTTGTTAAAATCAGGATTTCTGATCCTAATGATTGGAAATGGGCCATACACTTTGTGCCATTCTTTATTTATGCCTTACTGCTCACCATGCATGCTATAATGTCATTTCAACATGCGATAGAGGTGATTAACAATTTGGCATTTCTCACCTTTGTTATTCAATGGGTCATTTATATCATCCTGACTTTCTATTTGGTCAACACATATCAGAATCAAACCAAGCAAACCTATTCCAACCTGGAGAAACGCGACTTAGGCTGGATTAAAGTTATTCTTAGTTTACTTCTTGCTACACTTATTATGCGATTGGTTCTTTTAGCCTATTCTATAGTTGCAGAGCAAATACTTGATGTGGTTGGTCTAAATTTGACATTAATCTTTGCAATGATTACCTGCTATTTGGGTTATAAAATTTTCAAAAACCCAGCACTTTTCGTTAAACTTACGAGTTACAGCCAGTCAAAATTATCTACAAAAGACTTACAATTTTACATAGAGAAAATTGAATCTGTGATGACCGATCAAGCGCTATTCGCCAATCCTAAATTGACCATTACTGAATTAGCCGATCAAGCCGACTTGCACAGTCGTGTGGTTTCGCAAACGCTCAATCAAGAAGCTAATCAAAACTTCTTTGATTATGTAAATGGCTATAGAGTAAAAGACTTGATCGAAAGGTTAAAAAGCCCAAACGCAAACAACTACACCCTTCAAGCCTTGATGGAAGAATCAGGCTTTCAGTCGCCCTCAGTGGCCTATTCAGCATTCAAAAAAGTTACAGGCACTACTCCAGCCAAGTTTAGAAAAACAAACCTATAA
- the msrA gene encoding peptide-methionine (S)-S-oxide reductase MsrA: MEIATFGNGCFWCTEAIFQELKGVSKAVSGYMGGETKDPTYKEVCSGSTGHAEVLQITYDPSVITFDELLEVFWKTHDPTTLNRQGNDVGTQYRSAVFYHNEEQKKLATEYKTKLDASSSWSDPIVTEITEASTFYPAEDYHQEYFNLNGSQPYCNFVIRPKVEKFKKVFKDKMKD, translated from the coding sequence ATGGAAATAGCAACATTCGGCAATGGTTGCTTCTGGTGTACAGAGGCTATTTTTCAAGAACTCAAGGGAGTATCCAAAGCCGTATCCGGCTACATGGGTGGAGAGACCAAAGACCCTACCTACAAGGAAGTTTGTTCGGGTAGTACTGGCCATGCCGAGGTGCTACAAATCACCTACGATCCATCTGTGATTACTTTCGATGAATTACTCGAAGTATTCTGGAAGACACACGACCCTACCACGCTCAACCGACAAGGTAATGATGTGGGAACCCAGTATCGCTCAGCGGTATTCTATCACAACGAAGAACAAAAGAAGCTAGCCACCGAATACAAAACCAAACTTGATGCTTCCAGTTCCTGGAGCGATCCGATTGTGACCGAAATCACAGAGGCAAGCACTTTTTACCCTGCCGAGGACTACCATCAGGAATACTTTAACCTCAACGGATCACAGCCCTACTGCAACTTCGTGATCCGTCCAAAAGTGGAGAAGTTTAAAAAGGTGTTTAAGGATAAGATGAAGGATTAA
- a CDS encoding LytTR family DNA-binding domain-containing protein encodes MKVLIVEDEGIAADRLIQLLEQLDASIEVVEHLDSVKSVVEWFESHATPDLAFFDIQLADGLSFEVFEQVEVRCPIIFTTAYDQYAIEAFKVNSIDYLLKPMVEADLQRALDKFQKQKQPAQNVDVSTLMKLMQQQTKSYKERFVIKVGEHLKSVLTEDVEIFLSENKATYLLSKDNKRFIIDFTLDQIQEAIDPKSFFRINRKYLIHIDGIKDIITYSNSRLKLELHHFNADDLIVSREKVAQFKEWLDR; translated from the coding sequence ATGAAAGTACTCATCGTAGAAGACGAAGGCATTGCCGCAGATCGATTAATCCAGTTACTGGAACAATTGGACGCGTCCATAGAGGTTGTCGAGCATTTAGATTCTGTAAAATCAGTAGTGGAGTGGTTCGAATCTCATGCTACTCCTGACTTAGCTTTTTTCGATATTCAACTGGCTGATGGATTAAGCTTTGAAGTTTTCGAACAAGTAGAAGTAAGGTGCCCGATTATCTTCACAACTGCCTACGACCAATACGCCATCGAAGCCTTTAAGGTTAACAGTATCGACTATTTGCTCAAACCGATGGTTGAAGCCGACCTACAGCGAGCGTTGGACAAGTTCCAAAAGCAAAAGCAGCCAGCTCAAAACGTAGATGTATCTACCTTAATGAAGCTGATGCAGCAGCAAACCAAATCCTACAAAGAGAGATTTGTAATCAAAGTAGGCGAACACCTGAAGTCAGTACTCACTGAAGACGTAGAAATCTTTCTAAGCGAAAACAAAGCTACCTATCTCCTCTCAAAGGACAATAAGCGGTTTATCATTGATTTTACCTTAGATCAGATTCAAGAAGCCATAGATCCCAAGTCCTTTTTTCGCATTAACCGAAAATACCTCATCCACATCGACGGCATCAAAGACATCATCACCTACTCCAACAGCCGACTGAAACTAGAACTACACCACTTCAATGCAGACGATTTGATCGTCTCTCGTGAGAAAGTAGCACAGTTCAAAGAGTGGTTGGATCGCTAA
- a CDS encoding sensor histidine kinase yields the protein MSSPEVCVSTKKSPWGIIKQWIIIPGIGGMTFAIIEHLASDEMHGQTFLQSLLVSSTFWSVLANGNGIIVDWLDKRWTWLESPVRRVIIGVSALLIYTVIASLFILYAYIEWVLDYSFYKVIESQGVMAMLSLPIGITVFIALFQHGQGFLLEWRQAAIDVERLKNENLKSKFETLKTQVNPHFLFNSLNALTSLVYADQSKAVEFIQKLSQVYRYVLDHQNDEVVPLQTEVDFLKSFVYLNTIRFGDNFEVTYVNMDDFKSSETIPPVTLQMLIENCIKHNEISKKNQLKISVERKNGEVVVTNNINPITSAKQDSSGLGLSNIISRYEMLSDKKVEVRESTNTFEVVIPILSLS from the coding sequence ATGAGCAGTCCAGAAGTTTGCGTTAGCACAAAAAAAAGTCCTTGGGGAATCATTAAGCAATGGATTATTATTCCAGGTATTGGAGGAATGACCTTTGCCATCATTGAGCATCTAGCAAGTGACGAAATGCACGGCCAAACATTTCTTCAGAGTCTTCTTGTTTCTAGTACATTCTGGAGTGTATTAGCCAACGGAAATGGAATTATCGTTGATTGGCTGGATAAGAGGTGGACCTGGCTTGAATCTCCCGTTCGTCGGGTGATTATAGGTGTTTCGGCTTTATTGATCTATACTGTTATCGCCTCCCTTTTTATATTATATGCCTACATCGAATGGGTATTGGACTACTCGTTCTATAAGGTAATAGAATCACAGGGTGTGATGGCTATGCTGTCTCTTCCTATTGGAATTACTGTTTTTATAGCGCTATTTCAGCATGGACAAGGCTTTTTACTCGAATGGCGCCAAGCGGCCATCGATGTAGAACGACTGAAGAATGAAAACCTCAAATCAAAATTTGAAACACTCAAAACTCAGGTCAATCCACACTTCTTGTTCAATAGTTTAAATGCATTAACATCCTTAGTTTATGCAGATCAGAGCAAAGCGGTAGAATTCATACAAAAACTATCTCAGGTCTATCGCTACGTGCTGGATCATCAGAATGACGAAGTCGTGCCACTACAAACCGAAGTGGATTTTTTGAAATCATTTGTCTACTTGAACACGATTCGATTCGGAGATAATTTTGAGGTTACATATGTCAATATGGATGATTTTAAATCGAGTGAAACCATCCCACCGGTCACACTTCAAATGCTTATTGAGAATTGTATCAAGCACAATGAGATTTCAAAAAAGAACCAGCTAAAGATTTCCGTTGAAAGAAAAAACGGAGAAGTCGTGGTGACCAATAACATCAATCCGATTACATCAGCCAAACAAGACTCCAGCGGTTTAGGCTTGAGCAATATCATTTCTCGATACGAGATGCTCTCGGATAAAAAAGTAGAAGTCCGTGAGTCCACTAATACTTTTGAAGTAGTAATCCCCATTCTTTCCTTGTCATGA
- a CDS encoding DUF2141 domain-containing protein: MKKSILTVLGIVAATLSILAADGQNELTVVIKNMKSTDGVLEVTLFDSEGNWLKEGQKQKVTIDNTSAVSVIFKDLPQGTYGVAVIHDANENGELDAGAFGIPIEAYGFSNDARGIFGPAYFDESQFELNANKQIEINIK; encoded by the coding sequence ATGAAAAAGTCAATTTTAACTGTATTGGGAATTGTGGCAGCCACACTTTCCATACTCGCAGCAGATGGTCAAAACGAATTGACCGTAGTCATCAAAAACATGAAAAGTACAGATGGTGTGCTGGAAGTCACACTCTTCGACTCAGAAGGCAACTGGCTAAAAGAGGGTCAAAAACAAAAAGTAACCATAGACAATACGTCGGCTGTATCAGTCATTTTCAAAGATTTACCTCAAGGCACGTATGGTGTTGCCGTCATTCATGATGCCAATGAAAACGGTGAATTGGACGCAGGTGCCTTCGGAATTCCGATTGAAGCTTATGGTTTCTCCAATGACGCTCGCGGCATATTCGGCCCTGCCTATTTTGACGAAAGTCAATTTGAACTAAATGCCAACAAACAAATCGAAATCAACATCAAATAA